From one Nitrososphaerales archaeon genomic stretch:
- a CDS encoding DUF72 domain-containing protein: MSKIKIGTSGYSYFWNEGKPTPFEWYIKQGFDTVEINASFYRFPSSTWVKAWSNSPEDFDFTIKVHRSITHYAKLRGKAIQLWKRFVEPLRTMEEKISFWLFQMPPSFRYSEKSISILNDFFKELNLGNRAVVEFRDNSWWKNVDDLRDLGIVFCSVDAPELPRDIVMINDVVYLRLHGRDVWYNYEYTDEELNEIVNSIKRLPASRKYIYLNNDHGMLTNGKYLMKIIRGER; this comes from the coding sequence ATGAGTAAGATAAAGATCGGGACATCAGGCTATAGCTACTTTTGGAATGAAGGTAAACCTACACCTTTTGAATGGTATATAAAACAGGGCTTCGATACCGTAGAGATTAACGCAAGTTTTTACCGATTCCCTTCATCCACATGGGTAAAGGCCTGGTCGAATAGCCCAGAAGATTTTGATTTCACCATCAAGGTGCACCGCTCCATCACACACTACGCTAAGTTACGTGGTAAAGCTATTCAACTATGGAAGAGATTTGTAGAGCCTTTACGTACTATGGAAGAGAAGATATCATTCTGGCTCTTCCAAATGCCACCGAGCTTCAGGTATAGTGAAAAGAGTATAAGTATTCTTAACGATTTCTTCAAAGAGTTGAACCTTGGCAATAGGGCCGTTGTGGAGTTTCGGGATAATTCGTGGTGGAAGAATGTAGATGATCTTCGTGATTTGGGCATAGTCTTTTGCTCCGTCGATGCACCTGAGCTTCCTCGTGATATAGTGATGATAAATGATGTTGTATATTTGAGATTACATGGTAGAGATGTTTGGTACAATTATGAATATACGGATGAGGAATTGAATGAAATTGTGAATTCTATAAAGCGACTCCCAGCTTCACGTAAATACATTTACTTGAATAACGATCATGGTATGTTAACGAATGGAAAGTATTTGATGAAGATCATTCGTGGAGAAAGATAG